The DNA segment TACCCAGTACACAGCTCCAGGAAGCCGTAATGGCCGTTGCTCTCAGCATGACCTTCTTGCCGGCACTCCCACAGCTCGAGGGAATGCAGGACAGTCAGTGTGTATTGGAAAAGTGTCCAGGCCTTTGTGTGTCATGCTGGTCAGAGTCCAAAGCATGCGGCCAAAGTGCATGGTGGTGTGAGGAGAGTGGGAGGAACAAGATGTTGTCCCGAGCCCCAACACACCCCTCAGTAGTGAGGAAGAATCCAACAACACGGGGCTCCACTTGGGACTCGTTGTCTTCTGCCTGTACTGCTGCGTTCCTGCACTGGAAATCCTTGGGCTGCTCATACCCAGCACTTGAAAGGAGCCTGCATGGCCTAGTGGGCATGTCAGAAACGAGGAAATGAAATGGCAGTGTTGATGGAAACCAAAGCACAACCTGTGCCATTAAGtaggatattttgctttgagtGAGTCCTGTTTGCAACTCCTGGAGGTGAGTCTGTTGGAAAATTACTGCTCGCGTGCAGTGACTGTGCGCCTGGGGCGGTGCAGGAGCAGTATAAAAGCgtgcccttctcctccctctctcatcCACTCCTCTCGCCTCCATCTCCTTGGAACAAGGTGAGTCTGaagccctttctcctccttctcctcctcctcctttgggaTTTCTCAGCGCATCCTTGCCCCTTTGTCCCATGCGAGGTCTTGGCACTGCTTGtcatgggagagggaagggagcagaaggtTGTCATGGCTGGGTCTTGGCTGCGGTGTGTCCTCAGCTATGGGAGGTGGGGATCTCCCTGGGCTTGGTCACTCTCGGCGGGCTCTTCTGAGGGCAGGCGAAGCCTGTGGGCTCCCTACACAGCCTCCAGCTTATGTCTCCAGCTCGTGCCTTGGCTCCCTCGTGGTGGGgtgacaggctgctcctcacccatctcccctgctctgcttcccctgccctctctcccaggtgcacCTGCGGCCCCGAGACATGTCCTGCTACAGCCAGTGCCTGCcatgccagccctgcggcccgaccccgctggccaacagctgcaatgagccctgtgtcaggcagtgccaggactcCACCGTCGTCATCCAGCCCTCCcccgtggtggtgaccctgcccggccccatcctcagctccttcccgcagAGCACCGCCGTGGGAtcctccacctccgctgccgttggcagcatcctcagctctgagggagtgCCCATCTCCTCCGGGGGCTTTGGCCTCTCCGGCTTGGGCGGCCGCCTCTGCGGCAGGAGGTGTCTCCCCTGCTaaagctgctccctgccctgaggtCTCCACTCGGATCGACCTCGTTTCCCTCTTTTGACGCattaaagttctgctgcatcTCAGCCTGCCCTCTGTGTCATCCATTCCCGTGCAGATGCTCTCCCAAGACGCCCAGGCAGAGAGATGTTGCTCAAGGGTGGTTCTGGCAGGGGGTTGTTGCAGATGGCTTTGCACTGATTGCCAACACAGGCTTGCATTTAGTGTGCTTAGTCATGCGTCGGGTGATCCTCTAGTTTCTAAATTTGTCCGCCTCTTTGGGTCTGGTTAGAATTACCCGACGTAGTTCAGTGACTACCATCCACTTTGTGGTgcacactttttctttctcctcgtTAAGCTCGACACTGTGATGCAAGTAGTCAGGAAGGAATGTGGTATTGACAAGACATAGGCACTAGCTTCCCAGGAGAGGCCAGGAGAACCCATCCTAACCATAGCATCCTCAAAGGGAGGGACACAGTGCAGTGGGCTGCCTATCATAGGACCATAGGCccatagaatcagagaatagttttggttggaagggacctttaaagatcatctagtccaacccctccgCCAGGGGCAGGGATATCTGTCACGTCACTGCATCACGTTACTCAAGGTT comes from the Gymnogyps californianus isolate 813 unplaced genomic scaffold, ASM1813914v2 HiC_scaffold_279, whole genome shotgun sequence genome and includes:
- the LOC127028234 gene encoding feather beta keratin-like; protein product: MAVALSMTFLPALPQLEGMQDSQCEQYKSVPFSSLSHPLLSPPSPWNKVHLRPRDMSCYSQCLPCQPCGPTPLANSCNEPCVRQCQDSTVVIQPSPVVVTLPGPILSSFPQSTAVGSSTSAAVGSILSSEGVPISSGGFGLSGLGGRLCGRRCLPC